The genomic segment acaacTGTAGAAAACCAGACTGAAGAAAACCTGAGAGCAACAGGAATATTTTATCTTATTCTATTCAGGTGGAATGTTTTTACCTTTTCAATGCGATGTAGACCACCAATACAGGACTGGAGTTTAAtttatacaaaatgttttgtggtcaaaaaaaagttattttctttatattgttGAGCCCTACTATTAGGCCGCTTCCTGAACTGCCAGGTGACGTAATGAGGCAGAGAATCACGGGAATTATCTGCACACTGAGAATCATCTCTGACCACGCCTTACGTAATAATTGGATTTCAGATTAAGGACCTAAAGGATTTGCTGCTGCGTGCTAAAGGAAAGCACTTCTTCGCATTAGGACCAACAATGGGTGCTATTAATAGGCCCACCTTTTCTAACTGATGTGTTAGTGCCTCTCAACAGACATCAGATGTAGAGGTGAGGGGCTCAGGTACCTGCAGTCACCCATTAGATCAGTATTCATACAGACAAGTGTCTTGTGTGGATGGGGGAATATAAGTTTTTCCTAAAGCTATCGTGACTATAAAGTaactcatttaaatgtttgtgaaCTAACACGTGCATTAATGTTTGCTCCAAACGTGTTTGAGCTGCtgtagggatttttttttccttcttacttCTTGTTCAAAGTAGAATTGCTCAATGTAAATGctgcctttctctttttgtcaacCTTGTTGAGGACTCTGCTGTCTTGTTTGATTAAACGTAACTGGAATTGGTTTTCAGTGTTTACCTGCACTGTGAGGTCCACGTTGTGACCAATGGCATGATTCATACAGTGTGACTGAAGGCCGATTAAAATGTGTAGTGTGAGTAAACGCCACATACAAGATTATTAGAATCTTAGAGCGTGTGCCCAGCTTCAGGTGACTAGCGTCTCCAGtcttatttatactgtatgtcgtGCCTTCTTAGCTGCTGCCTAGCCACTGGTGAGCCTATACTCAGGAATCCTCTTCCCCTGGAGGACGAGACTTCGTGCGGTCAGTGGGACCacactttctctgttttgttttcgcTCCTGTTAATCACAGAAGGCGTGATGCGCTGATGTGATGACTGATGTGTTCAAATGACTCGCCCAACACTGCTCAATGTAAAGCTCTTTGTGCTCCCGGTGTTGCAGGAGTTCTAACCCCTTCACATCGCCGGCTGCCGGCAGCAGATTCTCATACTTTCTGCCTAAGTTGAGTTTTTTCTGCGAGCTTCAATGTCTGGACTGATTTAGTAGAGTTAAAAACCAGCTGACACATAAACCTGGAGATCTGGAGGCACCCCAGAGTTCTGGGGCACAAGCCAGAACGCGTAGGTCTCACAACAAAGTTTTTAATACAACAAGTGTTGCTGGACTTTCGACCCTTTAAGACTGTTTCTATTGCCGAACCGGAAGCGAACTCACCCACGACGACGGGAAGCACCTTCATGGCCTTCCTCTCCCGGCTGTTGATCTTGGCCCTCTTCCTCCTGCGAGGGTCGGGGTTGAACCTGATCTCTGCGAAGCTCACCGTTGGCACGGGGCCGTCCTTGCACTCCGATGAGTGGAAGGGCCGGTCCACGGATGGGAAGGCGGACGGTTCATTCGGATTATCAATCAGTTCCCGCTCTATGATGGGAGGCAGTGGCGGCGGCAGCGACGCCAGCGGCGGCAGCGAGGCGGCGGCCTTCTGCAGCTTGCGACAGTCCTGGATGCTGTTCCTCAGCTTGGCTTTACGCGCCTCCTCCCAGCGCCGCAGGCCACGAAACATGCCAcagtacagcagcagcatgatggGACAGGGGATGAAGAAGGAGCACACGGACGAGTAGAGAACATAGTCGTCGTTTTCCAGTTTACACTCGCTGGGGTCACGACCAGGCACGTTGTTGATGCCGAACATGACGGGCGAGGCCACGGCCATGGCCAGAATCCAGGTGGCCGACAGCAGCACCGACTGCCGCAGGTCCACGTGCTTCCTGTTGTAGTTGAGAGGGATCGACACGGCGATGAACCTGCAACAGGTGAGAGAAACTTTACAATCTGCTGCTGTCTTTTGTAGGCATGCAACAGAATTATGTTTGGCAATTCTCTGAGACCAGCAGCGATAGAAAGcaagataaaaagataaataaaacaaggtGAATACGAAGAGGTGCCGTCCGCTAAAGGCACTTGGACGACGCAGGTAAACAGTAACGGTGCAAACAGTGCAGTATAAAAGGTATTGCCCAATAAATTAGATAGTTGTTATTGCAACAAAAAGGTataaaataagaggaaaaaagcaacaaaatgatTCAGGTTTACTTCATGATTTTCATCTATGTCTGTCACATTAGTACAGTCATGATGATTTAGGGATTATCATGCTTGTTCAgtaactgccccccccccaccaccaccttcaGACCATTGCTCTTTTGAGAAACaatttatactgtaaattattatattaactGTTTCCCCACACACAACGTCCGTTAATATTGGACACTGTATGTGTGATCCAGTTCATAAAAAAATAGTCTGTAATCCATATAAATTGGGTATGAGGTTTTTATCTAGTtggaaagtttatttttctgctccTCCTGTTTAGTGCTTCAGAAATATGttcagaaaatgcaaaaactgtaTCGAAAAGGTATTCAATATAAACTCCTTCCTCATTTCTAGTCAATTCCTGATCTGGAgcgtgaacttttttttttttaaaacaatatttgtcATAAATCGTGATATAAAGGACAATAGATACtgaaatgaatttcattttccGCCACGTTCTCTTCACAGTATTCAAAGATTCTTCCTCCACACGTCTGCGCCTTATAGTTTCAACGCGTAGAGGCAGTATTCCACATCTTACCTGTGCACAGAGGGAACATTTACTGTGATTACTTTTAAGTCATGTTTaacatatttttgacatttgactcCAATCTTTCTTAAATAAATGGTAAATTCTCATGTTTgtcatccatttaaaaaaaaaaagaaggaaggaagtaGGATATTTAACAGattaaaaatcatgaaataaaatacatggcAATCAAAGCAGACGTAACCAGACTGAGCAGaaggttgtttttctgtctgaataaATCCTCCTTACCTGAATCCCGACAGACAATTCACAGAACTCACGGACAAATTTTAACAGCAGACACTTTGACCTGTCGCagccgttaaaaaaaaaaaaaaaaatcacagttggAGCA from the Xiphias gladius isolate SHS-SW01 ecotype Sanya breed wild chromosome 8, ASM1685928v1, whole genome shotgun sequence genome contains:
- the LOC120792711 gene encoding D(4) dopamine receptor-like; translated protein: MTMDVMLCTASIFNLCAISIDRFIAVSIPLNYNRKHVDLRQSVLLSATWILAMAVASPVMFGINNVPGRDPSECKLENDDYVLYSSVCSFFIPCPIMLLLYCGMFRGLRRWEEARKAKLRNSIQDCRKLQKAAASLPPLASLPPPLPPIIERELIDNPNEPSAFPSVDRPFHSSECKDGPVPTVSFAEIRFNPDPRRRKRAKINSRERKAMKVLPVVVGAFLFCWTPFFVLHTMRARCQDCHVPPALMSVVTWLGYVNSALNPVIYTVFNTEFRNFFKKFLHRCCP